The Niastella koreensis GR20-10 genome includes a window with the following:
- a CDS encoding TlpA family protein disulfide reductase has translation MRIRVLFSVLYCFATVSVTAQGKLTLIQGTVKDERTQTIVLFDVQNGEKLELATARLNSQQQFAFALPNIHPGFYYVSNQGRRKFVRIYLKAGDKCQLALTDTGYELVQPTPENKLLKEWTDLSYPVTKMSVFPRNDTVTYASFFPTLTAFLPKADAFRKKVNTPNAAFNELMKKSIGLEIEHAALKFMYTPNTKHPAKDEIIPYYATIYQPNKFANAAVLHSGDGVDLIRLYTTYMYTMVKKPGAQRKLTLPEILLFFGNDTIKGVFVENQLAGYRSLETFNEEIEPVKKYLVTDTMQARYARALKRLSTYRKGDKAFNFSYPDSNGNAVSLASLKGKVVLVDVWATWCGPCKAELPHLKKLEEELHDKNIAFVSISVDEEKDKEKWKKFVADQQLGGIQLYAKGWSEFTKYYDIHGIPRFLVFDQDGKIVTVDSPRPSTPELKELLLNTLNAQH, from the coding sequence ATGAGAATCAGGGTTTTGTTTAGTGTTTTGTATTGTTTTGCCACGGTATCGGTGACTGCACAGGGCAAACTCACCCTTATACAGGGTACGGTAAAAGATGAGCGAACACAAACCATTGTATTGTTTGATGTACAGAATGGCGAGAAGCTGGAACTGGCTACTGCCCGCCTCAACAGCCAGCAACAATTTGCATTTGCGTTGCCCAATATTCACCCCGGCTTTTACTATGTAAGCAACCAGGGCCGCCGGAAGTTTGTCCGCATTTATTTAAAAGCAGGTGATAAGTGTCAGTTAGCCCTTACCGACACCGGGTATGAATTAGTGCAACCCACCCCGGAGAATAAGTTATTAAAAGAGTGGACTGATCTTTCGTACCCGGTTACAAAAATGAGTGTGTTCCCACGCAATGATACGGTTACCTATGCGAGCTTCTTCCCCACCCTGACTGCTTTTCTGCCGAAGGCAGATGCGTTCAGGAAAAAGGTTAATACGCCCAATGCCGCCTTTAATGAGTTGATGAAAAAGAGTATAGGCCTGGAGATAGAACATGCGGCGTTGAAATTTATGTACACACCCAATACAAAACATCCTGCGAAAGACGAGATTATTCCTTACTACGCCACCATCTATCAGCCTAACAAATTTGCCAATGCTGCGGTGCTGCATTCAGGCGATGGAGTTGATCTTATCAGGCTGTACACTACGTATATGTATACCATGGTGAAAAAGCCCGGTGCGCAAAGGAAACTGACGCTGCCCGAGATCCTCCTATTCTTTGGCAACGATACCATAAAAGGTGTTTTTGTAGAAAACCAGCTGGCAGGTTACCGGTCACTGGAAACCTTTAACGAAGAAATTGAGCCGGTAAAAAAATACCTGGTAACCGATACCATGCAGGCCAGGTATGCGCGGGCTTTGAAGCGGTTAAGCACTTACAGAAAAGGTGATAAAGCATTTAATTTCTCTTATCCCGATTCAAATGGGAATGCGGTTAGTTTAGCCAGTTTGAAGGGTAAAGTGGTGCTGGTGGATGTGTGGGCTACCTGGTGTGGCCCCTGTAAAGCAGAGTTGCCGCATTTGAAAAAGCTGGAAGAGGAATTGCATGACAAGAACATTGCCTTTGTATCCATTTCGGTTGATGAGGAGAAAGACAAAGAGAAATGGAAAAAGTTTGTTGCGGATCAACAACTGGGTGGCATTCAATTGTATGCTAAAGGCTGGAGTGAATTCACCAAATACTACGACATTCATGGCATTCCACGATTCCTGGTGTTTGACCAGGATGGTAAAATTGTAACGGTTGATTCGCCCCGGCCATCTACTCCGGAATTGAAAGAATTATTACTAAATACGCTAAACGCACAACATTAA
- a CDS encoding AsmA-like C-terminal region-containing protein — protein MKSKTRKRLIRFLLIPVLVILLLLGTAFVILTTQQTRLVKMALKELNKKLPGTISVEKSEISFIDNFPYISIRLNQVRFYATKRTTDKPLFAAERVFAGFSLTDILNQNYKVKVIGTKNGHLDLVEEKDGQLNIVEASRMAPDTTRSTDTAESPLKLDIKKIVLKGMTISFIDKQNNQTIISKIEKITSSIQDDSLKINAGLNGKFVVDYTSPAYPKLFRNKHVETDFVVSYAKSNELLSIDTGKLKLEQAVFNLAGTYSLQKNNNAIDIKFAGDRPDLQQLFSFMPELARKEIKHFKYDGHVNFDGTVKGSLAHGQMPRIDLNFGCNEAWLHNTQTNKKLDSLAFKGYYTNGDDRNSKTSELRLLGMHAKPGTGVFDGNFIMRDFEHPKILMQLNSNLELEFIGAFLGIKDLQRITGQISLKMNFKDLMDMSAPEQSIGKLTEGIQSELAVRNLTFRIPNYPYNVEHLNLHTNMKNGFVTLDSLVCNIGHSDFHLSGSLSDLPSIFHAQSKPVLASLQAHSNQMILRELFNIDTAKTHKGKEEIYGFNIGVSLETSVNELLHPNPLPKGVVKIENLHAGFKRFPHEFKDFGAELTIADTMLRLKNFAGHIDSSDIQFSGRVNNYALWFEKVKKGRTEIAFDLKSQRLAMRDLLSRRTKKLVPDDWHNEVATNLWLRSKSQLRYDSVFKFANIKIANISGQLTGHDFELDSIKGNVMFNTNNFIKIDTLTGKIGHSDFNINMRLYTGNDSARKMKENYLKFNSRFLDVDQLTNYTFVAEEEIAEADSTAASTGQVGTASTSVHAKAFNIFEVPFINFNASINIGKVKYRRLWIKNIATNMRMLETHHLYLDTLHMEMAGGKIDASAHFNGSTSDKIYLGTRINVNDVDLEKMLLKLDYLGQDYVINKNIKGRITGQINGYMRVHPDLTPMMDQSEAQLDINIFNGELTNFAPMAAMASYFKDKNMSKVRFDTLRNVLTFKNNTLNIPTMNINSSLGFLEFSGTQSLDMNMAYYVRVPLKMVTSVGFNMLFHKKKEEVDPDQVDAIEYRDKDKRIRFMNLTITGTPDNYKVGLGKPKKA, from the coding sequence ATGAAAAGCAAGACGCGTAAAAGGCTCATCCGGTTTCTGTTAATACCGGTTCTTGTGATCCTGTTGTTGTTAGGAACTGCATTTGTTATTCTTACCACGCAGCAAACCCGGCTGGTGAAGATGGCTTTAAAAGAGCTGAACAAAAAACTGCCCGGCACCATCTCCGTTGAGAAAAGCGAAATCTCCTTTATAGATAATTTTCCCTACATCTCCATCCGGTTAAACCAGGTGCGCTTTTATGCCACCAAACGCACTACCGACAAGCCTTTATTTGCTGCGGAACGGGTTTTTGCAGGTTTCAGCCTCACAGATATCCTGAATCAGAATTACAAGGTAAAAGTGATAGGAACCAAGAACGGCCATCTTGACCTGGTTGAAGAAAAAGACGGCCAGCTGAACATTGTGGAAGCAAGCCGCATGGCCCCGGATACCACCAGGTCAACTGACACCGCTGAATCACCGCTAAAGTTAGATATCAAAAAGATCGTTCTGAAAGGCATGACGATCTCTTTCATCGACAAACAAAATAATCAAACCATCATCTCGAAGATTGAAAAGATCACTTCATCGATCCAGGATGATAGTCTGAAGATAAATGCAGGCCTCAACGGCAAATTCGTCGTCGATTATACCAGCCCGGCGTATCCCAAACTATTCCGCAATAAACATGTGGAAACTGATTTTGTGGTCTCGTATGCAAAAAGCAATGAATTGCTCAGCATCGATACCGGGAAGCTGAAACTGGAACAAGCGGTGTTCAATCTAGCAGGCACATATAGTCTGCAGAAAAACAACAATGCCATCGATATCAAATTCGCCGGCGACCGGCCCGATCTGCAACAGTTATTTTCCTTTATGCCTGAATTGGCCAGGAAGGAGATAAAACATTTCAAATACGATGGCCATGTGAACTTTGATGGCACCGTAAAAGGCAGTCTGGCCCATGGACAAATGCCGCGGATAGACCTGAACTTCGGCTGTAACGAAGCATGGCTGCACAATACACAAACCAATAAAAAGCTGGATTCCCTGGCCTTTAAAGGTTATTACACCAATGGCGATGACAGGAATTCAAAAACGTCGGAACTGCGTTTACTGGGTATGCACGCCAAACCGGGCACCGGCGTTTTTGACGGTAATTTCATCATGCGCGATTTTGAGCATCCCAAAATTCTCATGCAGTTAAATTCCAATCTTGAGCTGGAATTTATTGGAGCCTTCCTGGGGATAAAAGACCTGCAACGCATTACAGGGCAGATCAGCTTAAAGATGAACTTTAAAGACCTGATGGATATGAGCGCGCCCGAGCAATCGATAGGCAAACTCACCGAAGGCATTCAAAGTGAACTGGCCGTACGCAACCTCACCTTCCGTATTCCCAATTACCCATATAATGTAGAACACCTGAACCTGCATACCAACATGAAAAACGGCTTTGTAACACTGGATTCACTGGTATGCAACATCGGGCATTCTGATTTTCACTTATCCGGTTCGCTCAGCGATCTGCCTTCCATTTTCCATGCACAAAGCAAACCCGTACTGGCTTCGCTGCAGGCGCACAGCAACCAAATGATCCTGCGCGAGCTTTTTAATATCGATACCGCCAAAACCCATAAAGGAAAAGAAGAGATCTACGGATTCAACATTGGCGTATCGCTTGAAACTTCGGTGAACGAACTGTTGCATCCCAATCCGTTGCCTAAAGGCGTTGTGAAGATTGAAAACCTTCATGCCGGATTTAAAAGATTCCCGCACGAGTTCAAGGACTTTGGCGCAGAGCTCACCATTGCCGATACCATGCTGCGGTTAAAGAATTTTGCCGGTCACATAGATAGTTCAGATATCCAGTTCAGCGGCCGGGTAAATAACTATGCACTCTGGTTTGAGAAAGTGAAAAAGGGCAGAACTGAAATTGCGTTCGACCTGAAATCTCAACGACTGGCCATGCGCGACCTGTTGAGCCGCAGAACCAAAAAACTGGTACCTGACGACTGGCACAATGAAGTGGCCACCAACCTGTGGCTGCGTTCCAAAAGCCAGCTGCGCTACGACTCGGTTTTCAAATTCGCCAATATTAAAATTGCCAATATCTCAGGCCAGTTAACCGGGCATGACTTTGAACTGGATAGCATTAAAGGCAACGTGATGTTCAACACCAATAACTTTATAAAGATCGACACCCTCACGGGAAAGATTGGCCACAGCGATTTCAATATCAATATGCGATTGTATACCGGCAACGACAGCGCCCGGAAGATGAAGGAGAATTACCTTAAATTCAATTCCCGCTTCCTCGATGTTGACCAATTGACCAATTACACGTTTGTTGCTGAGGAAGAAATTGCTGAAGCTGATTCAACAGCCGCCTCAACAGGTCAGGTAGGTACAGCATCCACTTCAGTACACGCCAAAGCATTCAATATATTCGAAGTACCCTTTATTAATTTCAACGCCTCCATAAATATCGGCAAGGTGAAGTACCGCAGATTGTGGATCAAGAACATCGCCACCAATATGCGCATGCTGGAGACCCATCACCTGTACCTGGATACCCTGCACATGGAAATGGCTGGCGGAAAGATAGACGCCAGCGCGCATTTCAACGGCAGCACGTCCGATAAGATCTACTTGGGAACACGCATTAACGTAAATGATGTAGACCTGGAGAAAATGCTGTTAAAGCTCGATTACCTGGGCCAGGATTATGTGATCAATAAAAATATAAAAGGACGTATTACCGGCCAAATAAATGGGTATATGCGGGTACATCCCGATCTTACACCTATGATGGACCAGTCGGAAGCACAACTGGATATAAACATCTTCAATGGTGAGCTCACTAATTTCGCACCTATGGCGGCAATGGCTTCTTACTTCAAGGATAAGAACATGAGCAAGGTGCGGTTTGACACGCTGCGTAATGTACTTACGTTTAAAAACAATACCTTGAATATTCCAACCATGAACATCAACTCTTCACTGGGCTTCCTGGAGTTCTCAGGCACCCAGTCGCTCGATATGAACATGGCCTACTATGTGCGTGTTCCGCTGAAAATGGTAACCTCGGTTGGCTTCAATATGCTGTTTCATAAGAAAAAAGAAGAAGTAGACCCCGACCAGGTGGATGCCATTGAATACCGCGACAAGGATAAACGCATCCGCTTTATGAACCTTACCATTACCGGCACTCCGGATAATTACAAAGTAGGTTTAGGAAAACCGAAGAAGGCTTAA
- a CDS encoding SDR family oxidoreductase, giving the protein MKTIFITGAGAGLGKATAKLFQSKGWQVIATMRNPERETELQLLENVTVLQLDVTDASQIDNTVKQVIEKYGVDVVLNNAGYGLIGPLEAFSDVQITRQIDTNLLGVIRVMKAFTPYLRSKGEGVFITISSMFGLAGFPTCSLYSATKWALEGFCECMAYDLATFGVRVKTIAPGGIQTDFAGRSLDGAGHNAYMPLMAKVSEGYNEEALSKYSTAQQIADVIYEAATDNNNQLRYLAGPDAVALYKERLELGPEAHFQKTRQWVVGR; this is encoded by the coding sequence ATGAAAACGATCTTTATTACCGGTGCAGGCGCCGGGTTAGGTAAAGCCACCGCGAAATTATTTCAATCAAAAGGCTGGCAGGTGATTGCCACTATGCGTAACCCTGAAAGAGAAACAGAACTCCAGTTGTTAGAAAATGTAACCGTACTGCAACTGGATGTTACAGATGCTTCACAAATAGATAATACGGTTAAGCAGGTAATTGAAAAGTATGGTGTAGATGTAGTGTTGAACAATGCAGGCTATGGGTTAATAGGACCACTGGAGGCGTTCAGTGATGTGCAGATCACCCGGCAAATTGATACCAACCTGTTGGGAGTTATCAGGGTAATGAAAGCGTTCACGCCATATTTGCGCAGCAAAGGTGAAGGTGTTTTTATTACTATTTCCTCTATGTTTGGATTAGCAGGCTTTCCCACCTGTTCGCTGTATTCGGCCACCAAATGGGCGCTGGAAGGGTTTTGTGAATGCATGGCCTATGATTTGGCTACCTTTGGCGTACGGGTAAAGACAATTGCACCCGGTGGCATTCAGACAGATTTTGCCGGCCGCTCGCTGGATGGCGCAGGGCATAATGCGTACATGCCATTGATGGCAAAAGTGAGTGAAGGATATAATGAAGAAGCATTAAGCAAATATTCAACGGCCCAACAGATCGCCGATGTAATTTATGAAGCGGCTACCGATAACAACAATCAATTGCGTTACCTGGCAGGGCCGGATGCTGTAGCTTTATATAAGGAACGGCTGGAGCTGGGGCCCGAAGCACATTTCCAGAAAACAAGGCAGTGGGTAGTTGGTAGATGA
- a CDS encoding helix-turn-helix domain-containing protein has product MKKETPHIFNSISELHRALGLPGPLHPLISLVDYKDIIADTSDISKGMVLNFYKISFKINFKGKLRYGQHYYDFDEGGLSFISPNQVIGETSEEADYSGYTLLIHPDFIRSHSLGKKMNNYGFFSYAVNEALYPSAKEKEIIIGVFKNIEYELNQHIDHFSQDVLISHIEVLLNYSKRFYNRQFVTRNQGNNQQLATFEALLNDYFNNATALMTGLPSVAYFAEQLHCSPRYLSDMLRSITGQNTQQHIHAKLIDKAKELLSTTNLSIGEIAHQLGFEHSQSFNKLFKQKTDSSPVEFRNSFS; this is encoded by the coding sequence ATGAAAAAAGAGACTCCGCATATATTTAATTCAATTTCTGAATTGCACAGGGCCCTGGGTTTACCCGGGCCCCTGCATCCATTGATAAGCCTGGTTGACTATAAAGATATTATTGCTGATACCAGCGACATCTCAAAGGGAATGGTGCTTAATTTTTATAAGATCTCCTTCAAAATAAACTTTAAAGGAAAGCTCAGATACGGACAACATTATTACGATTTTGATGAAGGCGGATTGTCGTTTATTTCGCCGAACCAGGTAATTGGTGAAACCAGCGAAGAGGCGGATTATAGCGGGTACACCTTGCTGATTCATCCCGATTTTATCAGGAGCCATTCCCTGGGTAAGAAGATGAATAATTACGGGTTCTTTTCTTATGCGGTCAATGAAGCCCTCTACCCTTCTGCCAAAGAAAAGGAAATTATAATTGGCGTATTTAAAAACATCGAATATGAATTGAACCAGCACATCGACCATTTTAGTCAGGATGTGCTGATTTCGCATATTGAAGTATTACTTAACTACAGCAAACGGTTCTATAACCGGCAGTTTGTTACCCGCAACCAGGGAAATAATCAACAACTGGCAACATTTGAAGCGTTGCTGAACGATTATTTTAACAACGCTACAGCCCTCATGACCGGTTTGCCTTCGGTGGCTTACTTTGCTGAACAATTGCATTGCTCACCCCGCTATTTAAGCGATATGCTGCGTTCTATAACCGGGCAAAACACGCAACAGCATATTCATGCCAAATTAATTGATAAGGCAAAGGAATTGCTCAGTACTACCAATCTGTCGATTGGCGAAATAGCACACCAGCTGGGTTTTGAACATTCCCAGTCGTTTAATAAATTGTTTAAGCAAAAGACAGACTCCTCCCCTGTTGAGTTCAGGAATTCGTTTAGCTAG
- a CDS encoding alpha/beta fold hydrolase, producing MQSVILADPPANFKHQTANVNGINMHYVIGGTGDPLVLVHGFGQNWYMWNRLLPELSKHFTVIAPDLRGIGETDKPADGYDKKTMAVDIHELVKSLGYKSINLVGHDIGLMVAYAYAAQLGDEVKKIALLDALLPGVEPVWSDLSGKLWWFGFFSRPVSGQVVEGHMRLFLTDFWSIIQNVKDAFTKEETDEFIRAYSVPGAATGSFHWFGAFPQDAKDNLQFMKKKLTMPLLAMGAEFQAAPFLADHCRLVAGDVKEVQITGSGHWIVQEQTAQVQKGLLEFFMT from the coding sequence ATGCAATCAGTTATACTTGCCGATCCGCCCGCTAATTTCAAACATCAGACAGCCAACGTTAATGGCATAAATATGCATTATGTAATTGGAGGTACAGGTGATCCATTAGTACTGGTGCATGGTTTTGGACAGAACTGGTATATGTGGAACCGGTTGTTGCCTGAATTGTCAAAACACTTTACTGTTATTGCACCAGATCTGAGAGGTATTGGGGAGACAGATAAACCTGCTGATGGTTATGATAAAAAAACAATGGCGGTAGATATACATGAGCTGGTAAAATCCTTAGGTTATAAATCGATCAACCTGGTTGGCCATGATATCGGGTTAATGGTGGCGTATGCCTACGCCGCCCAATTGGGAGATGAAGTAAAAAAAATAGCTTTGCTCGATGCGCTGTTGCCAGGTGTTGAACCGGTATGGAGTGATCTTTCGGGGAAATTATGGTGGTTTGGCTTTTTCTCGCGGCCGGTTTCGGGACAGGTAGTAGAAGGTCATATGCGGTTATTCCTTACCGATTTCTGGTCGATCATCCAAAACGTTAAAGACGCCTTTACCAAAGAAGAAACAGATGAATTTATCCGGGCTTATTCCGTTCCGGGCGCAGCTACCGGCAGCTTTCACTGGTTTGGCGCTTTTCCACAGGATGCCAAAGACAACCTGCAGTTTATGAAAAAGAAATTGACTATGCCTTTGCTGGCAATGGGGGCTGAATTTCAGGCGGCGCCTTTTCTGGCCGATCATTGCAGACTGGTAGCCGGGGATGTAAAAGAAGTGCAGATCACCGGCTCAGGTCATTGGATTGTACAGGAGCAAACTGCCCAGGTTCAAAAAGGACTACTTGAATTTTTTATGACTTAG